A region of Pyxidicoccus parkwaysis DNA encodes the following proteins:
- the ftsL gene encoding cell division protein FtsL → MSKATSRLGSTRGSVSVTGVLMHLLPAVLLFALFAGVGMLHVTSRVLVVDMGYRLSSAEAESRTLTRENDRLKLELATLKAPARLERVAREQLGMAMPTGGAVVSVAADKPSRGDARADAQRSEPSTVRVAGRGATGEAR, encoded by the coding sequence ATGAGCAAGGCGACTTCCAGGTTGGGTTCGACGCGTGGCTCCGTCTCGGTGACGGGCGTGCTGATGCACCTGCTGCCCGCCGTCCTCCTCTTCGCCCTCTTCGCGGGCGTGGGCATGCTCCACGTCACCAGCCGCGTGCTGGTGGTGGACATGGGCTACCGCCTGTCGAGCGCGGAGGCGGAGAGCCGGACGCTCACCCGGGAGAATGACCGGCTGAAGCTGGAACTGGCCACGCTCAAGGCCCCGGCGCGGCTGGAGCGCGTGGCGCGCGAGCAGCTCGGCATGGCCATGCCCACCGGCGGCGCGGTGGTGTCCGTGGCCGCGGACAAGCCCTCGCGCGGTGACGCCCGGGCGGACGCCCAGCGCTCCGAGCCGTCCACCGTGCGGGTGGCCGGGCGCGGCGCGACGGGGGAAGCGCGGTGA
- a CDS encoding PilZ domain-containing protein — MNTNVRLKVAYKTPQSLVGEYTRSVGQGGVTLETRRSLPLGTRFTFELHAGGVPKPVEVHGEVVQVEPREAERYLLTVRYGAGQDRTALDAMLQRIYSAQEQEGLRRFPRLPLHLRAVEAAPFSPTFLVRDISKGGVGLEVQAPAMPRKVHVGTPFLLEMDLQEGPLMLHGEVVWTSTVPRKHSETVTPGFGATFGRLRPEMQKRLEALMALASLPPAPWKARVSFGMDAVTRMP; from the coding sequence GTGAATACGAACGTGCGACTGAAGGTGGCCTACAAGACGCCGCAGTCATTGGTGGGGGAGTACACGCGCAGCGTCGGGCAGGGCGGCGTCACGCTGGAGACGCGCCGCAGCCTTCCGCTGGGTACTCGCTTCACCTTCGAGCTGCACGCGGGCGGCGTGCCCAAGCCCGTCGAGGTCCACGGCGAGGTGGTGCAGGTGGAGCCGCGCGAAGCGGAGCGCTACCTGCTCACCGTGCGCTATGGCGCGGGCCAGGACCGCACGGCGCTCGACGCCATGTTGCAGCGCATCTACTCCGCCCAGGAGCAGGAGGGACTGCGCCGCTTCCCGCGCCTGCCGCTGCACCTGCGCGCGGTGGAGGCGGCGCCCTTCTCCCCCACCTTCCTGGTGCGGGACATCTCCAAGGGGGGCGTGGGGCTGGAGGTGCAGGCCCCGGCCATGCCGCGCAAGGTGCACGTGGGCACGCCCTTCCTCCTGGAGATGGACCTCCAGGAGGGGCCGCTGATGCTGCACGGTGAAGTCGTGTGGACGTCCACGGTGCCCCGGAAGCACTCGGAGACGGTGACGCCGGGCTTCGGCGCCACCTTCGGGCGGCTGCGGCCGGAGATGCAGAAGCGGCTGGAGGCCCTGATGGCCCTGGCGTCCCTGCCCCCCGCGCCGTGGAAGGCGCGGGTGAGCTTCGGCATGGACGCGGTCACGCGGATGCCGTGA
- a CDS encoding UDP-N-acetylmuramoyl-tripeptide--D-alanyl-D-alanine ligase, with protein sequence MSARFNDDEVVQATGATRRGGPAPAAFSAVCTDTRALTPGCLFVALVGERFDAHAFVDQAAKGGAAAAVVAQGRTLPALPEGFPLYVVDDTLMALGALGRHHRQRFKIPLCAVGGSNGKTTTKEMVGAILATRGPALKTEGNLNNEVGVPLTLFRLEPQHVAAVIEVGMNRPGEIERLTRVVRPDAGVITVVQPEHLEGLGSIEGVAEAEGEMFRELGPASTVVVNIDDPLIPKQAARSNAKKLTFGRAEGADVRLTGVETRGREGMVATVRYSGRDWPVRLHFIGPHNAQNATAAFALALALGYSPEECVRGLEAARPYARRLNVVDGKGGVTVIDDCYNANPASMDAALETLGTLVPAGGRPVVVLGDMLELGPGELEEHERLGKRVPGHAKLAAFFGPRSVKGWEAASMGNSAAHFTEVEPLVAWLSPQLRAGDVVLVKASRGMRLERVVAALTGAPTPGGHH encoded by the coding sequence ATGTCAGCCCGATTCAACGACGATGAGGTGGTGCAGGCGACCGGGGCCACCCGGCGCGGAGGTCCGGCCCCGGCCGCGTTCTCCGCCGTCTGTACCGACACGCGCGCGCTCACCCCGGGCTGTCTCTTCGTGGCGCTCGTCGGCGAGCGCTTCGACGCGCACGCCTTCGTGGACCAGGCGGCGAAGGGTGGGGCGGCGGCGGCTGTCGTCGCTCAAGGCCGCACGCTGCCCGCGCTGCCGGAGGGCTTTCCCCTCTACGTGGTGGACGACACGCTGATGGCGCTGGGCGCCCTGGGCCGTCACCACCGGCAGCGCTTCAAGATTCCCCTCTGCGCGGTGGGCGGCTCCAACGGGAAGACGACCACCAAGGAGATGGTGGGCGCCATCCTCGCCACGCGCGGCCCCGCGCTGAAGACGGAGGGCAACCTCAACAACGAGGTGGGCGTCCCGCTGACGCTCTTCCGTCTTGAGCCGCAGCACGTGGCGGCCGTCATCGAAGTCGGCATGAACCGCCCCGGTGAGATTGAGCGGCTCACCCGCGTGGTGCGGCCGGACGCCGGTGTCATCACCGTGGTGCAGCCCGAGCACCTCGAAGGCCTGGGCAGCATCGAGGGTGTCGCCGAGGCGGAAGGGGAGATGTTCCGCGAACTGGGCCCCGCGTCCACCGTCGTGGTGAACATCGACGACCCGCTGATTCCGAAGCAGGCCGCGCGCAGCAATGCGAAGAAGCTGACCTTCGGCCGGGCCGAGGGCGCGGACGTGCGCCTCACGGGCGTGGAGACGCGCGGCCGCGAGGGCATGGTGGCCACGGTGCGTTACTCCGGGCGGGACTGGCCGGTGCGGCTGCACTTCATCGGCCCGCACAACGCGCAGAACGCCACGGCGGCCTTCGCGCTGGCGCTGGCGCTGGGCTACTCGCCGGAGGAGTGCGTGCGCGGCCTGGAGGCGGCGCGGCCGTACGCGCGGCGCCTCAACGTCGTGGACGGCAAGGGCGGCGTGACGGTGATTGACGACTGCTACAACGCCAACCCCGCTTCCATGGACGCGGCACTGGAGACGCTGGGCACGCTGGTGCCCGCCGGTGGCCGTCCGGTGGTGGTGCTGGGGGACATGCTGGAGCTGGGCCCTGGCGAGTTGGAAGAGCACGAGCGCCTGGGCAAGCGCGTCCCCGGGCACGCGAAGCTGGCTGCCTTCTTCGGTCCCCGCTCCGTCAAGGGGTGGGAGGCCGCATCCATGGGCAATTCCGCTGCCCACTTCACCGAGGTGGAGCCGCTGGTGGCCTGGTTGTCGCCCCAGCTTCGCGCCGGTGACGTGGTGCTGGTGAAGGCCAGCCGCGGCATGCGGCTGGAGCGGGTGGTGGCGGCGCTGACGGGCGCGCCAACCCCCGGAGGACATCACTAG
- a CDS encoding UDP-N-acetylmuramoyl-L-alanyl-D-glutamate--2,6-diaminopimelate ligase — MKLTDVLAGCGAEQTSGGRSAVDVTGVTQDSRRVKAGDLFVAVPGTKEDGAQFIGEAVSRGAVAVVSEKPVPSSQVPFFKVGNARKALAIIAANFYGRPADQLTLLGVTGTNGKTTTTYLLEAMSTAAYASTGVIGTLGYKFAGKTVESSNTTPDALELHRIFREMVDAGVETVVMEVSSHALAQERVHGLTFKAAGFSNLTRDHLDYHKDMEDYFQAKRKLFAENLSATGVAVVNGDDTYASRIYNELRGQKRMAWKFSRTGAGEISASDVTFTLQGIKGTLKTPAGDIPIKSKLLGPHNLENILLAAGIGLGAGFARRDVQEGIERMTPVAGRMERVENYGPGGAPAVLVDYAHTDDALKRALEASRALAKGRVIAVFGCGGDRDKGKRPLMGAVAAEAADLAIVTSDNPRTEDPDNIIGEVTPGLEKGGLRRISAGKAKSGEKGYLVDADRRAAIELAIGLASADDVVLIAGKGHETYQQVGTEKHNFDDRQVAAKALANRTP; from the coding sequence ATGAAGCTGACGGATGTCCTCGCAGGATGTGGTGCCGAGCAGACCTCGGGCGGCCGTTCCGCGGTTGACGTCACCGGTGTGACGCAGGACTCGCGGCGCGTGAAGGCGGGGGACCTCTTCGTCGCCGTTCCTGGCACGAAGGAGGATGGGGCCCAGTTCATCGGCGAGGCCGTGTCGCGTGGTGCCGTGGCGGTGGTGTCCGAGAAGCCGGTGCCCTCCTCGCAGGTGCCCTTCTTCAAGGTGGGCAACGCGCGCAAGGCCCTGGCCATCATCGCGGCCAACTTCTACGGCCGTCCGGCGGACCAGCTCACGCTGCTGGGTGTCACCGGGACGAACGGGAAGACGACGACGACGTACCTGCTGGAGGCGATGAGCACCGCGGCCTATGCGTCCACGGGAGTCATCGGCACGCTGGGCTACAAGTTCGCGGGCAAGACGGTGGAGAGCAGCAACACCACCCCGGATGCGCTGGAGCTGCACCGCATCTTCCGGGAGATGGTGGACGCGGGCGTGGAGACGGTGGTGATGGAGGTGTCCAGCCATGCGCTCGCGCAGGAGCGCGTGCACGGCCTCACCTTCAAGGCGGCGGGGTTCTCCAACCTGACCCGCGACCACCTCGACTACCACAAGGACATGGAGGACTACTTCCAGGCGAAGCGGAAGCTCTTCGCTGAGAACCTGTCCGCCACCGGCGTGGCCGTGGTGAACGGCGACGACACCTACGCCAGCCGCATCTACAACGAGCTGCGCGGCCAGAAGCGCATGGCGTGGAAGTTCAGCCGCACGGGTGCCGGGGAGATTTCCGCCTCGGACGTGACCTTCACGCTCCAGGGCATCAAGGGCACGCTGAAGACGCCGGCCGGTGACATCCCCATCAAGAGCAAGCTGCTGGGGCCCCACAACCTGGAGAACATCCTCCTGGCGGCGGGCATCGGCCTGGGCGCGGGCTTCGCGCGCCGCGACGTGCAGGAGGGCATCGAGCGCATGACGCCGGTGGCCGGCCGCATGGAGCGCGTGGAGAACTACGGCCCCGGTGGCGCGCCCGCCGTGCTGGTGGACTACGCGCACACCGACGACGCGCTGAAGCGCGCGCTGGAGGCCTCGCGCGCGCTGGCCAAGGGCCGCGTCATCGCGGTGTTCGGCTGCGGTGGGGACCGCGACAAGGGCAAGCGTCCGCTGATGGGCGCGGTGGCGGCGGAGGCCGCGGACCTGGCCATCGTCACCAGCGACAACCCGCGCACCGAGGACCCGGACAACATCATCGGCGAGGTGACGCCGGGCCTGGAGAAGGGCGGCCTGCGCCGCATCTCCGCGGGCAAGGCGAAGTCCGGTGAGAAGGGCTACCTCGTGGACGCGGACCGCCGCGCCGCGATTGAGCTGGCCATTGGCCTGGCCAGCGCGGACGACGTCGTCCTCATCGCCGGCAAGGGCCACGAGACGTACCAGCAGGTGGGCACGGAGAAGCACAACTTCGACGACCGCCAGGTGGCGGCGAAGGCGCTGGCCAACCGCACCCCGTAG
- a CDS encoding STAS domain-containing protein gives MNQVLEVRRGTGAAVATGRVETLMLEGELSEQDLLELCDDLGRKLQRGMRQVVVDFADVGHLNYRGVKPLMARADAFRRAGGDVKLSGLSPYLAAIFRAAGAHDAFEIYPHMNDARAAFALARAPFV, from the coding sequence ATGAACCAGGTTCTGGAGGTGCGGAGGGGGACGGGCGCGGCGGTGGCCACCGGGCGCGTGGAGACGCTCATGCTCGAGGGCGAGCTGAGCGAGCAGGACCTGCTCGAGCTCTGCGATGACCTCGGCCGCAAGCTGCAGCGGGGCATGCGCCAGGTGGTGGTGGACTTCGCGGACGTGGGCCACCTGAACTACCGGGGCGTCAAGCCGCTCATGGCCCGCGCCGACGCCTTCCGCCGTGCCGGTGGCGACGTGAAGCTGTCCGGCCTGTCGCCGTACCTGGCCGCCATCTTCCGCGCGGCCGGCGCGCACGACGCCTTCGAAATCTATCCGCACATGAACGACGCCCGGGCCGCCTTCGCGCTCGCGCGCGCTCCCTTCGTCTGA
- the rsmH gene encoding 16S rRNA (cytosine(1402)-N(4))-methyltransferase RsmH, with translation MEALDFQHQTVLLREAVDLLQPGVGKVIVDGTLGGGGHTEALLARGATVVGVDRDPVALAATTSRLGGNPRFQARQGNFADLPRVTADLLPLDGVLVDLGVSSPQLDVAERGFSFMKDGPLDMRMGDTGPTAAELIASTDERDLAHLLKEYGEEPFARPIARELKKALPTRTLEASEVVKRAVPRKAWPQRIHVATRTFQALRMAVNGELEALDALLAAIPHLLKVGGRAAVISFHSLEDRKVKEAFRDLVGRCTCPPGLPVCACGYSGAFALVTKKAVAASEEEVEANPRARSAHLRVVEKLR, from the coding sequence GTGGAGGCCCTGGACTTCCAGCACCAGACCGTCCTCCTGCGGGAAGCAGTGGACTTGCTCCAACCGGGAGTGGGGAAGGTGATTGTCGACGGCACACTGGGTGGCGGCGGCCACACGGAAGCGCTCCTCGCCCGGGGCGCCACCGTGGTGGGCGTGGACCGCGACCCGGTGGCCCTCGCCGCCACCACCTCGCGCCTGGGCGGCAACCCCCGCTTCCAGGCCCGTCAGGGCAACTTCGCGGACCTGCCCCGCGTGACCGCGGACCTGCTCCCGCTGGACGGCGTGCTGGTGGACCTGGGCGTCTCCTCGCCGCAGCTGGACGTGGCCGAGCGCGGCTTCTCCTTCATGAAGGACGGCCCGCTGGACATGCGCATGGGCGACACGGGCCCCACCGCCGCGGAGCTCATCGCCTCCACGGACGAGCGTGATTTGGCGCACCTCCTCAAGGAGTACGGCGAGGAGCCCTTCGCGCGGCCCATCGCCCGTGAGCTGAAGAAGGCGCTGCCCACGCGTACGCTGGAGGCCTCCGAAGTCGTCAAGCGCGCGGTGCCGCGCAAGGCGTGGCCGCAGCGCATCCACGTGGCCACCCGGACGTTCCAGGCTTTGCGCATGGCCGTCAACGGTGAGCTGGAGGCGCTGGACGCGCTGCTCGCCGCCATCCCCCACCTCCTCAAGGTGGGCGGCCGCGCGGCCGTCATCTCCTTCCACTCCCTGGAGGACCGGAAGGTGAAGGAGGCGTTCAGGGATTTGGTGGGCCGTTGCACCTGTCCGCCGGGACTGCCGGTGTGCGCCTGTGGCTATTCAGGCGCGTTCGCCCTGGTGACGAAGAAGGCCGTGGCCGCCTCGGAGGAAGAGGTGGAGGCCAACCCCCGCGCTCGCAGCGCGCACCTTCGCGTGGTGGAGAAACTCCGATGA
- the mraZ gene encoding division/cell wall cluster transcriptional repressor MraZ, whose protein sequence is MFRGVYEHQIDAKGRTSLPAKLRETLVGAYDERLIVTTALDRCLHAYPVREWEALEASLARRNPMEPGVKTLMRLYVASAQECPLDKLGRLLIPPTLRTYAGLEKDVVWAGMVKVIELWSREGWAKAQEEARQEATSADVMKVLSELRQQ, encoded by the coding sequence GTGTTCCGAGGCGTCTATGAGCACCAGATCGACGCGAAGGGGCGGACGAGCCTCCCGGCGAAGCTCCGGGAAACGCTGGTCGGCGCCTACGACGAGCGGCTCATCGTCACCACGGCGCTGGACAGGTGCCTCCACGCGTACCCGGTGCGGGAGTGGGAGGCGCTGGAGGCCTCACTCGCCCGCCGCAACCCGATGGAGCCGGGGGTGAAGACGCTGATGCGCCTGTACGTGGCCAGCGCGCAGGAGTGCCCGCTCGACAAGCTGGGGCGCTTGCTGATTCCGCCCACGCTCCGCACCTACGCCGGGCTGGAGAAGGACGTCGTCTGGGCGGGGATGGTGAAGGTCATCGAGCTGTGGAGCCGCGAGGGCTGGGCGAAGGCGCAGGAGGAGGCCCGCCAGGAGGCGACCTCCGCGGATGTCATGAAGGTGCTGTCGGAGCTGCGCCAGCAGTAG
- a CDS encoding acyl-CoA dehydrogenase family protein translates to MVAVLEPAHSKDTPAGGAFLFQDVGATRIVTPETLAEEQRLFFKTALQFSREQILPQAERIEGKDNALLRDLLRQAGELGLLSVDIPEAYGGTGLDKTTSLLLAEAMSLNGSWSVTFGAHTGIGTLPIVWFGNAAQKQKYLPRLATGEWVAAYALTEQGSGSDALGAKTKAVRSPDGKHWILNGSKLYITNAAFADVFVVFAKVDGDKFTGFIVEKDTPGFTVGPEEHKMGIRGSSTCPLYFEDARVPAENLLGEVGKGHKIAFNILNYGRLKLGAGVLGGMKLQLQNALRFTQERKQFGTPIVQFPLSREKLARMTALIHAVESMTYRTAGLVDARLAGHDKTAPDYETRLLAAVEEYAIESSIMKVHGSESLGSVVDDAVQLHGGAGYIEEYPVERAYRDARINRIFEGTNEINRMLIVGMLLKRAVKGDLPLFAVAGNVADELSRGERPRARGQDALAPQEVAAESAKHLALHGLRIAAETFGTDLEKHQEVLAALSDVVMDAFALDSMVTRTRQAASHGKLDPVRVALTQLYALDAVPRAFDRTRRALCATLQGEALDTELKRLSTLDVFTPYNPAELRESVVAALEAAGGYPLSQE, encoded by the coding sequence ATGGTCGCCGTACTCGAGCCCGCTCATTCCAAGGACACTCCCGCCGGCGGCGCGTTCCTCTTCCAGGACGTGGGCGCCACCCGCATCGTCACTCCCGAGACACTCGCCGAGGAGCAGCGCCTCTTCTTCAAGACGGCCCTCCAGTTCTCCCGAGAGCAAATCCTCCCCCAGGCCGAGCGCATCGAAGGCAAGGACAACGCGCTCCTGCGCGACCTCCTCCGTCAGGCCGGTGAGCTCGGCCTGCTCAGCGTCGACATCCCCGAGGCCTACGGCGGCACCGGGCTCGACAAGACCACGTCCCTCCTCCTCGCCGAGGCCATGAGCCTCAACGGCTCCTGGTCCGTCACGTTCGGCGCGCACACCGGCATCGGCACGCTGCCCATCGTCTGGTTCGGCAACGCCGCCCAGAAGCAGAAGTACCTCCCCAGGCTCGCCACCGGTGAGTGGGTTGCCGCGTACGCCCTCACGGAGCAGGGCAGCGGCAGCGACGCGCTCGGGGCGAAGACGAAGGCGGTGCGCTCGCCGGACGGCAAGCACTGGATTCTCAACGGCTCCAAGCTCTACATCACCAACGCCGCCTTCGCGGACGTGTTCGTCGTCTTCGCCAAGGTGGACGGTGACAAGTTCACCGGCTTCATCGTGGAGAAGGACACCCCCGGCTTCACCGTGGGCCCCGAGGAGCACAAGATGGGCATCCGCGGCTCGTCCACGTGTCCCCTCTACTTCGAGGACGCGCGCGTGCCGGCGGAGAACCTGCTCGGCGAGGTGGGCAAGGGCCACAAGATTGCCTTCAACATCCTCAACTACGGCCGCCTCAAGCTGGGCGCGGGCGTGCTGGGCGGCATGAAGCTCCAACTCCAGAACGCGCTGCGCTTCACGCAGGAGCGCAAGCAGTTCGGCACCCCCATCGTCCAGTTCCCCCTCTCGCGCGAGAAGCTCGCCCGCATGACGGCGCTCATCCACGCCGTGGAGAGCATGACGTACCGCACCGCCGGCCTCGTGGACGCGCGCCTCGCCGGCCACGACAAGACGGCCCCCGACTATGAGACGCGCCTGCTCGCCGCCGTGGAGGAGTACGCGATTGAATCCTCCATCATGAAGGTGCACGGCTCCGAGTCGCTCGGCAGCGTCGTGGACGACGCCGTGCAGCTCCACGGCGGCGCCGGCTACATCGAGGAGTATCCGGTGGAGCGCGCGTACCGCGACGCACGCATCAACCGCATCTTCGAGGGCACCAACGAAATCAACCGCATGCTCATCGTCGGCATGCTGCTCAAGCGCGCGGTGAAGGGCGACCTGCCGCTGTTCGCCGTCGCCGGTAACGTGGCCGACGAGCTGTCCCGAGGCGAGCGCCCCCGCGCGCGCGGCCAGGACGCGCTGGCCCCGCAGGAGGTTGCCGCCGAGTCCGCCAAGCACCTCGCCCTCCACGGCCTGCGCATCGCCGCGGAGACGTTCGGCACGGACCTGGAGAAGCACCAGGAGGTGCTCGCCGCGCTGTCGGACGTGGTGATGGACGCCTTCGCGCTGGACTCCATGGTGACGCGCACCCGCCAGGCCGCGAGCCACGGGAAGCTGGACCCCGTGCGCGTGGCACTGACGCAGCTCTACGCGCTGGACGCCGTGCCGCGCGCCTTCGACAGGACGCGCCGCGCGCTGTGCGCCACGCTCCAGGGCGAGGCCCTGGACACGGAGCTCAAGCGCCTGTCCACGCTGGACGTCTTCACGCCGTACAACCCCGCCGAGCTGCGCGAGTCGGTGGTGGCGGCGCTCGAGGCCGCGGGCGGCTACCCGCTCAGCCAGGAGTAG
- a CDS encoding penicillin-binding protein encodes MRDFKAARAPEPNAKWLKLRVRLLFGLFLSLLGVAFGRAVFLQVFEQEKLRGLAQDQYVRQIEIPARRGDIFDRRGTPLAQSVEVDSIWVDPSMLPDLRAASRALAKALKVDADEMAARLGRAKRFAWVKRQAKPQEVEAVKALGLPGFGFTKEPKRFYPQRELGAHVVGMVGMDGHGLEGLELAFEDELSGQNSRMSGFRDAKGRKLLVQGALDPLERQGAAVTLTIDRHLQYVTEKALAKAVEESKAVAGMAVVLDPRTGELLAIANHPRFNPNNPGAGSRGEMRNRAALDTFEPGSTMKPFVVATALDQGAITPDSTFFCENGAWPIGRHIINDTHPYGWLAPRGILQVSSNICMSKIAQTLGREKLVAGYHAFGFAERTGLALPGEGRGVIPFPKAEVALATQSYGQGMTATAVQIASAYGALANDGVLMRPYLVSKVVDPDGVVLMENRPTEIRRVVSSKVARQVVGMLESVVDKGGTAPRAAMAEYRVAGKTGTAQKADPVARGYSDKRIASFAGMVPAESPRAVILVVVDEPKTDVYGGLVAAPAFKEIATAAMAHLAVPPSKTVAPEVAVAAVSPAPAAAKPVAVKATVPPRTAIEDAVTETPEPGTVRVPDVQGQVGREAVVKLLAATLEPQVMGSGRVVSQTPAAGSLVEKGARVTLELATRQ; translated from the coding sequence GTGAGGGACTTCAAGGCGGCGCGGGCTCCGGAGCCCAACGCGAAGTGGCTGAAGCTGCGGGTGCGGCTCCTGTTCGGCCTCTTCCTGTCGCTCCTGGGCGTCGCCTTCGGTCGCGCGGTCTTCCTCCAGGTCTTCGAGCAGGAGAAGCTGCGCGGCCTCGCCCAGGACCAGTACGTCCGCCAGATTGAGATTCCCGCCCGCCGGGGCGACATCTTCGACCGGCGCGGCACGCCGCTCGCCCAGAGCGTGGAGGTGGACTCCATCTGGGTGGACCCCTCCATGCTGCCGGACCTGCGCGCCGCCTCGCGCGCGCTGGCCAAGGCGCTCAAAGTCGACGCGGACGAGATGGCCGCTCGCCTGGGCCGCGCCAAGCGCTTCGCGTGGGTGAAGCGCCAGGCGAAGCCGCAGGAGGTGGAGGCGGTGAAGGCGCTCGGCCTGCCGGGCTTCGGCTTCACCAAGGAGCCCAAGCGCTTCTACCCGCAGCGCGAACTGGGCGCGCACGTGGTGGGCATGGTGGGCATGGACGGGCACGGCCTGGAGGGCCTGGAGTTGGCCTTCGAGGACGAGCTGTCCGGGCAGAACTCGCGCATGTCCGGCTTCCGCGACGCCAAGGGCCGCAAGCTGCTGGTGCAGGGCGCGTTGGACCCGCTGGAGCGCCAGGGCGCCGCCGTCACGCTCACCATCGACCGGCACCTCCAGTACGTGACGGAGAAGGCGCTGGCGAAGGCGGTGGAGGAGTCCAAGGCCGTGGCCGGCATGGCGGTGGTGCTGGACCCTCGCACCGGTGAATTGCTGGCCATCGCCAACCACCCGCGCTTCAACCCCAACAACCCCGGCGCGGGCTCTCGCGGGGAGATGCGCAACCGCGCCGCGCTGGACACCTTCGAGCCCGGCTCCACGATGAAGCCCTTCGTGGTGGCCACGGCCCTGGACCAGGGCGCGATTACGCCCGACAGCACCTTCTTCTGTGAGAACGGCGCCTGGCCCATCGGCCGCCACATCATCAACGACACCCACCCGTACGGGTGGCTGGCCCCACGCGGCATCCTCCAGGTGTCCTCCAACATCTGCATGTCGAAGATTGCCCAGACGCTGGGGCGCGAGAAGCTCGTCGCCGGCTACCACGCCTTCGGCTTCGCCGAGCGCACGGGCCTGGCGCTGCCGGGCGAGGGGCGCGGCGTGATTCCCTTCCCCAAGGCGGAGGTGGCGCTGGCCACCCAGTCCTACGGCCAGGGCATGACGGCCACCGCGGTACAGATTGCGTCCGCCTATGGTGCGCTGGCGAACGATGGCGTGCTCATGCGGCCCTACCTCGTGTCGAAGGTTGTGGACCCGGACGGGGTAGTCCTGATGGAAAACCGCCCCACGGAGATTCGGCGGGTGGTTTCCTCCAAGGTGGCGCGTCAGGTGGTGGGCATGCTCGAGAGCGTGGTGGACAAGGGAGGGACCGCGCCCCGGGCCGCCATGGCGGAGTACCGGGTGGCGGGCAAGACGGGCACCGCCCAGAAGGCGGACCCGGTGGCAAGGGGATACTCCGACAAGCGCATCGCTTCCTTCGCCGGCATGGTGCCGGCCGAGTCGCCTCGCGCGGTGATTCTCGTCGTAGTGGACGAACCGAAGACGGACGTATACGGGGGGCTCGTGGCTGCCCCTGCTTTCAAGGAGATTGCGACCGCCGCCATGGCCCACCTGGCCGTGCCCCCGTCCAAGACGGTGGCACCCGAGGTGGCCGTGGCCGCCGTGTCCCCCGCGCCCGCCGCGGCGAAGCCGGTGGCCGTCAAGGCCACCGTGCCCCCGCGGACGGCCATAGAGGACGCGGTGACGGAGACCCCGGAGCCCGGCACGGTGCGTGTGCCGGACGTCCAGGGGCAGGTAGGACGTGAGGCCGTGGTGAAGCTGCTCGCCGCGACCCTCGAGCCGCAGGTAATGGGCAGTGGACGTGTGGTGTCTCAAACCCCCGCCGCCGGCTCGCTGGTGGAGAAGGGGGCCCGGGTGACGCTGGAGCTCGCGACGCGGCAATGA